In one Trichlorobacter lovleyi SZ genomic region, the following are encoded:
- a CDS encoding tetrathionate reductase family octaheme c-type cytochrome: protein MKLCRSLLLLAGLLLAVSSSAIAGVDHSDFVKGPFKEGRDVTRQCLECHEKQATDVMKTTHWTFAGTPNHIKGMEKSTKKYGKANMINNFCTTAFNGPDGVVHESCFKCHAGYGWTRTKFDLTDKSRVDCLVCHAQKGNYDRAAAGCDVNMGAMEKGSMDLEKAAKSVAKSTLQNCGYCHFNGGGGDAVKNAGLDSTLLAADKKQDVHMARKEKGGLGMMCQDCHKTKDHSVAGASSQMAHYDSRTSCEDCHSGAKAPHQKSKNAAILAKHTASVACQTCHIPVFNKGQATKMMWNWSDVGKDIKAEEEFDQETFAKRKGSFRWGKNVVPVYAWYNGKIERYMVGDKIKDPSKPVNITKPVGDIKDKTAKIYPYKYFTGTQPMDSKFKYLNTFQQYKELWINFDWEKALVNGAKCTDNCLPYSGKHQFVKTVSYIAAQHEVSPKEDALQCGECHMGGKRMDWKALGYKADPMNVGGRFSGRRK, encoded by the coding sequence ATGAAGCTGTGCCGTTCGTTGTTGTTGCTGGCCGGACTGCTACTGGCTGTTTCAAGCAGTGCCATAGCCGGTGTTGACCACTCTGATTTTGTTAAGGGTCCTTTCAAGGAAGGCCGTGACGTAACCAGGCAGTGTCTGGAATGCCACGAAAAACAGGCAACTGATGTCATGAAGACAACTCACTGGACCTTTGCCGGTACTCCCAACCATATCAAGGGGATGGAGAAAAGCACCAAAAAATACGGCAAGGCCAACATGATCAACAATTTCTGTACCACTGCTTTTAACGGCCCGGACGGAGTTGTCCACGAATCATGCTTTAAGTGCCATGCCGGTTATGGTTGGACCCGTACCAAGTTTGACCTGACCGACAAGAGCCGGGTTGACTGTCTGGTTTGCCATGCCCAGAAAGGTAACTACGATCGCGCTGCAGCAGGTTGCGATGTGAACATGGGAGCGATGGAGAAGGGTTCCATGGATCTTGAAAAGGCAGCCAAGAGTGTTGCCAAGTCAACCCTGCAGAACTGTGGCTACTGCCACTTTAACGGTGGCGGCGGTGATGCGGTTAAAAACGCCGGTCTTGACTCGACCTTGCTTGCTGCTGATAAAAAGCAGGATGTCCATATGGCCAGGAAAGAAAAGGGCGGCCTGGGGATGATGTGTCAGGATTGCCACAAGACCAAGGATCATAGCGTTGCTGGTGCTTCTTCCCAGATGGCCCATTATGACAGCCGTACCAGCTGTGAAGATTGCCACAGCGGCGCAAAGGCACCTCACCAGAAATCCAAAAATGCGGCTATTCTTGCAAAACATACCGCTTCGGTGGCCTGCCAGACCTGTCATATCCCGGTCTTTAACAAGGGCCAGGCCACCAAGATGATGTGGAACTGGTCTGATGTGGGCAAAGATATCAAGGCAGAAGAGGAGTTTGACCAAGAGACCTTTGCCAAGCGTAAAGGTTCCTTCAGATGGGGTAAAAACGTGGTGCCGGTCTATGCCTGGTACAATGGCAAGATTGAGCGCTATATGGTTGGTGACAAGATCAAAGATCCTTCCAAGCCGGTTAACATCACCAAACCGGTTGGTGATATCAAAGACAAGACTGCCAAGATCTATCCGTACAAATACTTTACCGGTACACAGCCAATGGACAGCAAATTCAAGTACCTGAACACTTTCCAGCAGTACAAGGAACTGTGGATCAATTTTGACTGGGAAAAAGCGTTGGTAAACGGGGCCAAATGTACTGACAACTGCCTGCCCTACAGCGGCAAGCACCAGTTTGTGAAGACGGTTTCCTATATTGCTGCCCAACATGAAGTTTCACCAAAAGAAGATGCCCTGCAGTGTGGTGAATGCCATATGGGTGGCAAGCGGATGGATTGGAAAGCCTTGGGGTATAAAGCTGATCCGATGAACGTTGGCGGACGGTTCAGCGGCAGAAGGAAGTAG
- a CDS encoding sulfurtransferase TusA family protein, which yields MSNDERSVETIELNILGQVCPACLLVVLKQINQYRERLRNDTARLLVRTDHRDTTRTVPASAQKMGLAVEVRKVETWYEISIGGKS from the coding sequence ATGAGCAATGATGAGCGCTCAGTTGAAACAATAGAACTCAATATCCTCGGCCAGGTCTGCCCAGCCTGCCTGTTGGTAGTACTCAAGCAGATCAACCAATATCGGGAACGCCTGAGGAATGATACCGCACGGCTGTTGGTGCGTACCGATCATCGTGACACTACCCGTACGGTTCCTGCTTCTGCTCAAAAGATGGGGCTGGCTGTCGAAGTCCGCAAGGTGGAAACCTGGTACGAGATCAGTATCGGCGGTAAATCATGA
- a CDS encoding LysR family transcriptional regulator codes for MELVYLRTFVESLEAGSFSKAADALCVTQSAVSRRIKFLEDQYGYPLLDRSGPVLVATEAGKIVLDKARQLLSIEDELLKGLKGIGKRDGLSFCCTPGFGTAFLPRVVRELLQTSSEMHNMQFFLDMPDLVLAGVQDGRFDIGLLEHCEQFDFSELQVLQLPDDDVLFVSSPALDIPSGEVTVAQLGQHTLFSRRAECCSTKFLSFNLKKIGLDETAFPSRVVYDDLHQIIASTVDGLGIAFTARSLVAEQIAAGKLRSHQVQGFMHARRRSLVFRPCFVSNPLADLLIQEVQRCFE; via the coding sequence ATGGAGTTGGTCTACCTGCGGACGTTTGTGGAGTCGCTTGAGGCAGGAAGTTTCTCAAAAGCAGCTGATGCGCTGTGTGTTACCCAGTCTGCAGTCTCACGGAGAATCAAGTTTCTGGAGGATCAGTACGGGTATCCGCTGCTGGACCGGTCCGGTCCGGTATTGGTGGCGACTGAAGCGGGAAAAATTGTGCTGGATAAGGCCCGTCAGCTGTTAAGCATTGAAGATGAACTATTGAAAGGCCTGAAGGGGATTGGCAAACGGGATGGACTCTCCTTCTGCTGCACACCGGGCTTTGGTACCGCCTTTCTGCCCCGGGTTGTCAGAGAGCTGCTCCAGACCAGCAGTGAGATGCACAATATGCAGTTCTTTCTGGATATGCCGGATCTGGTGCTGGCCGGGGTTCAGGACGGCCGGTTTGACATCGGTCTGCTGGAACATTGCGAACAGTTTGATTTCAGTGAGCTGCAGGTGTTGCAACTACCTGATGACGATGTCCTTTTTGTCAGTTCTCCTGCGCTTGATATACCTTCAGGTGAGGTGACTGTTGCTCAACTGGGACAACATACCCTGTTCTCCCGCCGGGCCGAGTGCTGTTCAACCAAATTCCTTTCCTTTAACCTGAAAAAGATCGGTCTGGATGAAACGGCATTTCCGTCAAGGGTTGTGTATGACGATCTGCACCAGATTATTGCCTCCACCGTGGATGGTCTGGGGATTGCCTTTACTGCGCGTTCCCTGGTTGCTGAACAAATCGCCGCAGGAAAGCTACGCTCACACCAGGTACAAGGGTTCATGCATGCCCGGAGACGCTCGCTTGTATTCAGGCCCTGTTTTGTCAGCAATCCTCTGGCTGATCTGTTGATACAGGAAGTTCAACGCTGTTTTGAATAG
- the extKL gene encoding multiheme c-type cytochrome (seleno)protein ExtKL produces the protein MIRKILSLAAIVLLAGVTFALAAPVGVGRDATLASQPKANSIAELVARYDSSSCIGCHQQAHDEWAKSIHARSIFGTGRTAATFRTAIINGAMDWPASGVKSPKDVKVEHLQGCTKCHLPQLADATDKVAQEIVTTLWDWDAAIKKEDTDKAEKLEKTLSSLNINCLICHNRNAITHKWSEGYPKKDTVYGSKSGEHMDGKFTKMAKGQIMSESIMCGQCHGQGPNFDQENPTQCATGYASYLMAYIPEGGNKSCQQCHMRESKLGHNMQSYRSKEMAQKAVEMHVETNSVYWRDNTTIRPKAAVRIELTNKAGHGIPDGUPTPNRLVLSVKAKDKSGKEVFNAERIFMPIPQQLGKGDRMGRGPYEKSGMLEDTSLPPLRTITTTHDIFFPVKTEEKDGKKVSSISSDTLDLEVRLWYLPFGTMDDDPFLWKEFKKTVKISTTGK, from the coding sequence ATGATACGAAAAATATTATCACTGGCAGCTATTGTGCTGCTGGCGGGGGTAACCTTTGCGCTTGCCGCTCCTGTCGGTGTTGGCCGCGACGCCACCCTTGCTTCGCAGCCCAAGGCCAACAGTATTGCCGAACTGGTGGCACGCTATGACTCCAGTTCCTGCATCGGCTGCCATCAGCAGGCCCATGATGAATGGGCAAAATCGATCCACGCCCGCTCTATCTTTGGCACAGGACGTACTGCAGCCACCTTCAGGACCGCTATCATCAACGGCGCAATGGATTGGCCCGCCTCCGGTGTCAAGTCACCCAAGGATGTCAAGGTTGAACACCTGCAGGGCTGTACCAAGTGTCACCTGCCCCAACTGGCTGATGCAACCGACAAGGTTGCTCAGGAAATCGTGACCACGCTCTGGGATTGGGATGCCGCCATTAAAAAGGAAGATACCGACAAGGCAGAAAAACTTGAGAAGACCCTTTCCTCACTTAATATTAACTGCCTGATCTGCCACAACCGTAATGCCATTACCCACAAGTGGTCTGAAGGCTACCCCAAAAAGGATACGGTCTACGGCAGCAAGTCAGGCGAGCATATGGATGGCAAGTTCACCAAAATGGCCAAAGGGCAGATCATGTCTGAATCGATCATGTGTGGCCAGTGTCACGGACAGGGCCCCAACTTTGATCAGGAAAACCCGACCCAGTGTGCAACCGGCTATGCCAGCTACCTGATGGCCTATATACCGGAAGGGGGCAACAAGAGCTGCCAGCAGTGCCATATGCGTGAGAGCAAGCTGGGCCATAACATGCAGAGTTACCGCTCCAAGGAGATGGCTCAAAAGGCGGTTGAGATGCATGTGGAAACCAACTCGGTCTACTGGCGGGATAACACGACTATCCGTCCCAAGGCAGCGGTACGGATTGAGCTGACCAACAAGGCCGGTCACGGCATACCCGATGGCTGACCGACCCCCAACCGACTGGTTCTGTCGGTAAAAGCAAAAGACAAGAGTGGCAAGGAAGTATTCAACGCAGAACGTATATTCATGCCGATTCCTCAGCAACTGGGTAAAGGCGACCGGATGGGACGTGGTCCTTACGAAAAGAGCGGTATGCTGGAAGACACCAGCCTGCCGCCGTTGAGGACGATCACCACAACCCATGACATCTTCTTCCCGGTCAAGACAGAGGAGAAGGATGGCAAGAAGGTAAGCAGCATCAGCAGCGACACCCTGGATCTGGAAGTCAGGCTCTGGTATCTGCCGTTCGGCACCATGGATGATGATCCGTTCCTCTGGAAAGAGTTCAAAAAGACCGTAAAAATCAGTACTACCGGAAAATAA
- a CDS encoding PAS domain-containing sensor histidine kinase, whose amino-acid sequence MSGCPKQQENCLAYVRYIREKTNQLLGVMGTEPLQEEELDDHALIELDPIGTIAQSFGHILEYLNETINELQVAKDELQAIFDATGVGISIIDRNFRILRCNEKQRTLLLAPEAEDVTGCYCFDAYGNRNAPVEHCPAKYTFATGQPAVAREIVKRGKYFQVATTPFARDENNKVTTVIEVSLDITEKKMAEQSEKEQRDFYLTEKSKLATVLESLSEGLLVAGTNDRILSVNRSATMILQRDEAELIGLALTDLFPVISVELTDPMEIIQGLELTCTQARANECHLSLNMAPLLDNEMKRIGRVITFRNITEEKKQQELYHRTEKLSAIGQLSAGVAHELNTPLGSILGYARLLLKQENLTQQQREQLAVIAEQAKKSGTIIQALLNFSRHAQPTQCRLDACDLNSVIKNALCLLTTELSKRKIILTTDLELIPKVCADPWGIEQVVLNLVMNALQAIGSQGEIRIIVRRQPEGVRLEVQDSGPGIPDEVRSRIFDPFFTTKPFGEGTGLGLSICAGIVNENGGNIDIVKSDSRGTTFVVILPCKESVDA is encoded by the coding sequence ATGAGCGGATGCCCCAAGCAACAGGAAAACTGTCTTGCCTATGTTCGCTACATCAGGGAAAAGACCAACCAACTGCTGGGAGTTATGGGCACCGAGCCGCTGCAGGAGGAAGAGCTGGACGATCATGCTCTGATCGAGCTTGATCCGATCGGCACGATTGCCCAGTCATTCGGCCACATACTGGAGTATCTCAATGAAACCATCAATGAATTACAGGTAGCCAAGGATGAACTGCAGGCGATCTTTGATGCCACCGGGGTAGGAATTTCAATCATCGACCGCAACTTCCGTATCCTGCGCTGCAACGAAAAACAACGCACCCTGCTGCTGGCGCCGGAAGCTGAAGATGTTACAGGCTGTTATTGCTTTGATGCCTACGGCAACCGCAATGCACCGGTGGAGCATTGTCCGGCCAAATACACCTTTGCCACCGGTCAACCGGCCGTTGCGCGGGAGATTGTCAAGCGAGGCAAGTATTTTCAGGTTGCCACCACGCCGTTTGCACGTGATGAAAACAACAAGGTTACCACCGTCATCGAGGTATCACTTGATATCACAGAAAAAAAGATGGCAGAACAATCGGAAAAAGAGCAACGTGATTTTTACCTGACAGAGAAGTCAAAGCTGGCAACAGTACTGGAAAGCTTGTCAGAGGGATTACTGGTGGCTGGTACCAATGACCGGATCCTTTCGGTTAACCGTTCTGCAACCATGATCCTGCAACGTGATGAAGCGGAGCTGATTGGCCTGGCTCTTACGGACCTCTTTCCTGTCATAAGCGTTGAGCTGACTGATCCGATGGAAATCATTCAAGGACTTGAGCTAACCTGCACGCAGGCTCGTGCAAACGAATGCCACCTATCACTCAACATGGCCCCCTTGCTGGATAATGAAATGAAACGGATCGGCCGTGTGATCACCTTCAGAAACATTACCGAAGAGAAGAAACAGCAGGAACTGTATCACCGCACTGAAAAGTTGTCGGCAATCGGGCAGCTCTCTGCCGGTGTTGCCCATGAACTGAACACCCCATTGGGAAGCATCCTGGGATACGCCCGGCTGTTACTGAAACAGGAGAACCTGACCCAACAGCAGCGTGAACAGCTGGCAGTGATTGCGGAGCAGGCCAAAAAGAGCGGCACCATCATCCAGGCCTTGCTCAACTTCTCCCGCCATGCCCAACCAACCCAGTGTCGCCTGGACGCATGTGACCTGAATAGTGTCATTAAAAATGCCCTTTGCCTGCTTACCACTGAACTCAGCAAACGCAAGATCATCCTGACCACTGACCTTGAGCTGATCCCGAAGGTCTGCGCCGACCCATGGGGAATTGAACAGGTAGTGCTGAATCTGGTGATGAATGCCCTGCAGGCGATTGGTAGTCAGGGAGAGATCCGTATTATTGTCAGACGTCAGCCAGAAGGGGTCAGACTTGAGGTGCAGGATAGCGGCCCCGGCATCCCGGATGAAGTAAGAAGCCGCATCTTTGACCCATTTTTTACCACCAAGCCGTTTGGGGAAGGAACCGGGCTGGGACTTTCCATCTGCGCAGGAATTGTGAATGAGAACGGCGGCAATATCGATATTGTCAAGTCAGACAGCAGAGGCACGACCTTTGTTGTAATCCTGCCCTGCAAGGAGTCGGTCGATGCCTGA
- the extI gene encoding selenite/tellurite reduction operon porin ExtI, whose product MSKKSSKRNLQYCAVALAATMLCAGAAQAGPRIEFGDDGGFVQIDLKGQFYLENTSLGGGNDGKENRTDLHFMRNRLGLTGMLDETWGYKFQTCGNTGTTKNPFMYTLSQQDTDWNDRDIRIIDAYAIANFNEHINLKVGLTKIPLSRANLDDCFAPLSQDRSMFVYSAYGSSPAKFSRDLGGVAVGRFFNDRLTYFAGIFQGREGTSQTAIPYAPNYPNGAPNKIMGAPATTSTAPKTNLEYVARLTFDFLESEGGSGYQGTYFGEKKILNIGVGGAFQPQAAYKNTQNVYWLSDGTSSTTAPGPATTSSVTKVTTMANTSKGTVDYSAIAVDGMFEYPTAFGVPTITAQYLKVDFEDAYLTASSGDKLAVVSGMNGQKEGFYTKVAHILPFKIGGMGKLQPYALYENWRFAHLLGVDGQRIEQIGGGLNYYITGDQRVRLTAEYLKTDFSKKMAFVVPGASTPGVASGYVKDVNSFDTFRMMLQVVF is encoded by the coding sequence ATGAGCAAGAAAAGCAGCAAGCGGAATCTGCAGTATTGCGCTGTTGCACTGGCAGCCACCATGCTGTGCGCGGGGGCTGCCCAGGCAGGACCGCGAATCGAGTTTGGCGATGATGGCGGTTTTGTACAGATTGATCTGAAGGGGCAGTTTTATCTGGAAAATACCAGTTTAGGTGGTGGAAACGACGGCAAGGAAAACAGGACTGACCTGCACTTCATGCGTAACCGCCTGGGTCTGACCGGCATGCTGGATGAGACCTGGGGCTACAAGTTCCAGACCTGCGGTAACACCGGCACCACCAAAAACCCGTTCATGTACACGCTTTCACAGCAGGATACCGACTGGAACGACCGTGATATACGGATCATTGACGCCTACGCCATTGCAAATTTCAACGAGCATATCAACCTGAAGGTCGGTCTGACCAAGATTCCTTTAAGCCGTGCCAATCTGGATGACTGTTTCGCACCGCTGTCACAGGACCGCTCCATGTTTGTCTACTCAGCTTACGGATCCTCACCGGCCAAATTCAGCCGTGACCTGGGTGGCGTGGCAGTGGGACGTTTCTTTAATGACCGACTGACCTATTTTGCCGGTATCTTTCAGGGACGAGAAGGGACCAGCCAAACGGCTATTCCCTATGCCCCCAACTATCCGAACGGCGCCCCGAACAAAATCATGGGGGCTCCTGCCACTACCAGTACAGCCCCAAAAACCAATCTTGAATATGTCGCGCGCCTGACCTTTGACTTCCTCGAATCAGAAGGCGGTTCCGGTTATCAAGGCACCTATTTCGGAGAGAAAAAAATCCTCAACATCGGCGTCGGCGGCGCGTTTCAGCCTCAGGCAGCCTACAAAAATACCCAGAACGTCTACTGGCTGTCAGACGGCACTTCCTCCACCACGGCCCCAGGACCTGCAACGACATCCTCGGTAACCAAAGTAACAACAATGGCCAACACCAGCAAAGGTACGGTTGATTACAGTGCAATTGCGGTTGACGGCATGTTTGAATACCCGACCGCTTTTGGTGTCCCCACGATTACCGCACAATATCTGAAAGTAGATTTTGAAGATGCCTATCTGACAGCCTCATCCGGTGATAAACTGGCAGTGGTTTCCGGCATGAACGGCCAGAAGGAAGGTTTCTACACCAAGGTTGCCCATATCCTGCCGTTCAAGATCGGCGGTATGGGCAAGCTGCAACCCTACGCTCTGTATGAAAACTGGCGTTTTGCCCACCTGTTGGGGGTTGACGGTCAACGGATTGAGCAGATCGGTGGTGGCCTCAACTACTACATCACCGGCGACCAGCGGGTCCGTCTGACCGCTGAATATCTGAAAACAGACTTCTCCAAGAAAATGGCGTTTGTGGTACCGGGTGCCAGTACGCCCGGTGTTGCCTCAGGCTACGTTAAAGACGTCAACTCGTTCGACACTTTCCGTATGATGCTGCAGGTGGTATTCTAG
- a CDS encoding YeeE/YedE family protein: MTITLSPWVTIGFNLVIGLALGNMLYRGDFCIAGILRDQFLFQDRTLLRPLLLAVGLTLSLFTLARYIGLVSATPPPTFGLPSIASMTGGWLFGIGMVLAGGCVISTLYKMGSGNLSHGVAFVGIVTGSVFYAELQPLFKELLQTGGASENKLLIQHWPLTAETINIIVILLTFFFALRWYRGGLLQIVAAANGYLQPWKIAIGLALLNLSAYLINGWPLGISTAYLRIGLWLESQLFSAHVLHLEQLLQQTGLTTTSPTGTMSDPTLLTELPFMAGILGGALLTSLFLKEFRVYGLPPWRQGLTAFTGGILIALGARLANGCNIKFLLGGLPLLSIEALLFVMSMLLGAWHGAQILPLVITQTKDSG; this comes from the coding sequence ATGACGATCACTCTTTCCCCATGGGTTACTATCGGCTTCAACCTGGTCATTGGCTTGGCACTGGGGAACATGCTCTATCGTGGGGATTTCTGCATTGCCGGCATTTTACGTGATCAATTTTTATTTCAGGATCGCACCCTCTTGCGCCCCTTGCTGCTGGCTGTGGGACTAACCCTGTCACTATTCACCCTTGCTCGTTATATCGGCTTAGTATCAGCAACACCTCCACCCACCTTTGGGTTGCCTTCCATCGCTTCTATGACAGGTGGGTGGTTGTTTGGCATCGGAATGGTTCTTGCTGGCGGCTGTGTGATAAGCACACTGTACAAGATGGGGAGTGGCAACCTTTCCCACGGTGTCGCCTTTGTCGGCATCGTTACAGGTAGTGTGTTCTATGCCGAACTGCAGCCGTTGTTCAAAGAGCTACTCCAAACTGGAGGTGCAAGCGAAAATAAGCTTCTAATCCAGCATTGGCCTCTTACTGCTGAAACAATCAACATTATAGTGATACTGCTAACATTTTTCTTCGCCCTGCGCTGGTATCGTGGCGGGCTTTTACAGATAGTTGCGGCAGCCAATGGATACCTGCAGCCCTGGAAGATTGCCATCGGACTTGCCCTGCTCAATCTATCGGCCTACCTGATAAACGGCTGGCCTCTGGGTATCTCAACAGCCTACCTCCGCATCGGACTATGGCTTGAGTCACAACTCTTTTCAGCACATGTCTTGCACTTGGAACAACTGCTTCAGCAGACTGGATTGACCACAACATCCCCAACCGGAACAATGTCTGATCCTACCCTATTGACCGAGTTGCCCTTTATGGCCGGCATTTTGGGCGGAGCACTGCTTACCTCACTTTTTCTGAAAGAGTTCAGGGTATATGGACTACCCCCGTGGCGTCAGGGACTGACTGCCTTCACTGGAGGAATTCTGATCGCACTAGGTGCTCGACTGGCCAATGGCTGCAACATCAAATTTCTGCTGGGAGGCCTGCCGCTTTTATCAATTGAGGCACTGCTGTTTGTCATGAGTATGCTGCTTGGGGCATGGCACGGCGCACAGATACTACCACTGGTGATTACTCAAACAAAAGACAGCGGCTAA
- a CDS encoding formylglycine-generating enzyme family protein → MGTPSIKKHLYTLSALTWLTILLLPVICDAHDALLVPDELRQRSDIELVPVKGGCFQMGEFILESAGDEKPVHEVCVSDFMIAKYEVTQGQWKQFMGNRPSNFRDCGDSCPVEQVSWNEVQQFIQRLNRQTGLQFRLPSEAEWEYACRSGGKQEKFCGGNDIDVLAWHHDNSDGRPHPVGQKKPNGLGIYDMSGNVWEWVQDWFDTSYYSKSPRMNPQGPTTSSEKAVRGGCWDCEPKCIRASIRYWFAPNGRFSGLGFRLAHPTAVSVKHSGGKTDEQ, encoded by the coding sequence ATGGGTACTCCCTCGATTAAAAAGCATCTATACACCCTTTCAGCCCTCACCTGGTTGACCATACTGCTGTTGCCAGTGATCTGTGATGCTCATGATGCACTGTTGGTGCCTGATGAGCTGAGACAACGCAGCGACATCGAACTTGTCCCGGTAAAAGGGGGCTGCTTTCAGATGGGTGAATTCATTCTTGAAAGCGCTGGCGACGAGAAGCCGGTTCATGAGGTCTGTGTATCAGACTTTATGATTGCCAAATACGAGGTCACGCAGGGGCAATGGAAACAGTTCATGGGCAATAGGCCATCCAACTTCAGGGATTGCGGCGACAGCTGCCCGGTTGAGCAGGTCAGCTGGAATGAGGTTCAACAGTTTATCCAACGCCTGAACAGACAAACCGGACTACAGTTCCGTCTCCCCAGCGAGGCTGAATGGGAATACGCCTGTCGCAGCGGTGGTAAACAGGAGAAGTTCTGTGGAGGTAACGACATTGATGTTCTGGCCTGGCACCATGACAATTCCGATGGCAGACCACATCCAGTTGGACAGAAAAAGCCTAATGGACTCGGCATCTATGATATGAGCGGCAATGTGTGGGAATGGGTGCAGGACTGGTTTGATACGAGCTATTATAGCAAAAGCCCGAGGATGAATCCTCAAGGCCCCACTACATCCTCTGAAAAGGCCGTCCGGGGTGGCTGCTGGGATTGCGAACCCAAATGCATCCGCGCATCCATTCGCTACTGGTTTGCTCCCAACGGGCGTTTCAGTGGCCTTGGGTTCCGGCTTGCCCACCCGACAGCTGTCAGCGTCAAACATTCAGGAGGTAAAACAGATGAGCAATGA
- a CDS encoding sigma-54-dependent transcriptional regulator — protein sequence MPDPLILIVDDDLRMRQLIRDTLASEGINAVLCSDGAEAAEMVLRQTTDLIITDLMMPQIDGMELLNLALQANPDCLVVVITGYGSIESAVQAIKNGAYDYLQKPFEPDQLLLVVQRALVRLRLQDENRQLRQQVAGCQADELLGASKQMTTLKALITRIAPFDTTVLIQGETGTGKELAARMIHRLSQRRDQRFLPINCGALPETLLESELFGHARGAFTGADKDKKGLLESADHGTLFLDEINTTSPAFQVKLLRVLQEGSFIRVGDHEPRSVDLRVIAASNTTLEKEVQTGRFRSDLFYRLNVVTITLPPLRERNGDIGLLAHYFLTRYARQYGVQLSSISPEALQSLRNYHWPGNVRELENIIERAVIMADGNELQPQYLPRFSVSDTPLSSSSDQELLPMAEVERRHIIRVLKATAGHRGKASKLLGISLASLWRKVKQYGL from the coding sequence ATGCCTGATCCACTTATTCTCATTGTCGATGATGACCTGAGGATGCGGCAACTGATCAGGGATACTCTGGCAAGTGAGGGTATCAATGCAGTCCTCTGCAGTGACGGCGCTGAGGCTGCAGAAATGGTGTTACGCCAAACAACAGATCTGATCATCACTGATTTGATGATGCCACAGATAGACGGCATGGAACTGCTGAACCTGGCCCTTCAGGCTAACCCTGACTGCCTGGTGGTGGTGATTACCGGATACGGTTCAATTGAGTCGGCAGTACAGGCAATTAAAAACGGCGCCTACGACTATCTGCAGAAACCGTTTGAGCCGGATCAACTGTTGCTGGTGGTGCAACGGGCACTGGTACGGTTGCGTCTACAGGATGAAAATCGCCAGCTACGCCAGCAGGTAGCCGGATGCCAAGCCGACGAGCTTCTGGGCGCCAGCAAACAGATGACTACACTGAAGGCGCTGATCACCAGGATCGCACCTTTTGATACCACGGTCCTTATTCAGGGGGAAACCGGAACCGGCAAGGAGTTGGCGGCACGAATGATTCACCGCCTGAGCCAGCGTCGTGACCAGCGTTTCCTGCCGATCAACTGTGGCGCCCTGCCTGAAACACTGCTGGAATCAGAGCTGTTTGGCCATGCCCGCGGTGCCTTTACCGGTGCTGACAAAGACAAGAAAGGGCTGCTGGAATCTGCAGACCATGGCACCCTGTTTCTGGATGAAATCAACACCACCTCTCCAGCCTTTCAGGTCAAGTTACTGAGGGTTTTGCAGGAAGGGAGCTTCATCAGGGTTGGTGACCACGAACCGCGCTCGGTTGACCTGCGGGTGATCGCCGCCAGCAACACAACGCTTGAAAAGGAGGTCCAGACAGGGAGATTTCGCAGTGATCTGTTTTATCGCCTGAACGTGGTCACGATTACACTGCCGCCGCTTCGTGAACGCAATGGTGACATCGGCCTGTTGGCCCACTACTTTCTGACCCGCTACGCCAGGCAATACGGAGTGCAGCTGTCCAGCATCTCTCCAGAGGCGTTGCAGAGTCTGCGCAACTATCATTGGCCCGGCAATGTGCGTGAACTGGAAAACATCATTGAACGGGCTGTGATTATGGCTGATGGAAACGAACTGCAGCCGCAGTACCTGCCGCGCTTTTCTGTATCCGACACCCCGCTTTCATCCTCATCCGACCAGGAACTGCTTCCAATGGCTGAAGTGGAACGACGGCATATCATCCGCGTACTCAAAGCCACCGCAGGGCATCGGGGCAAGGCCTCAAAACTGCTTGGCATCAGTCTTGCCTCACTTTGGAGAAAAGTAAAACAGTACGGATTGTAA